From Zea mays cultivar B73 chromosome 3, Zm-B73-REFERENCE-NAM-5.0, whole genome shotgun sequence:
gctctgcagacgatacccatcacctggcccttcgctgtgtggggtctggacctcgtcggtcccttgcagaaggcgtccgggagctacacgcacctgctggtcgccatcgacaaattctccaagtagatcgaggtccgacccctgaacagcatcaggtccgagcaggcggtggcgttcttcaccaacatcatccatcgcttcggggtcccaaactccatcatcaccgacaacggcacccagttcaccggcagaaaattcttggatttttgcgaggatcaccacatccgggtggactgggccgccgtggctcatcccatgtcgaatgggcaagtagagcgtgccaacggcatgattctacaagggctcaagcctcggatttacaacgacctcaacaacttcggcaagcgatggatgaaggaactcccctcggtggtctggagcctgaggacaacgccgagccgagccacgggtttcacgccgttcttcctggtctacggggccgaggccgtcctgcccgctgacctggaatacggctccccgaggatgagggcctacgacgatcaaagcaaccaggctagccgagaagactcgctggaccagctggaagaggctcgggacagggccttactacactcggcgcggtatcagcagtccctgcggcgctaccacgcccgaggggtccgaccccaagacctccaggtgggcgacctggtgcttcggctgcggcaagacacccgagggaggcacaagctcacgcccccctgggaggggccgttcgtcatcgccaaagttctgaagcccgaaacgtacaagctggccaacaatcaaggtgaggtctacgacaacgcttggaacatccaacagctacgtcgcttctacccttaagatgtttccaagttgttcatatacctcgcacccaggcggcgcttctggcaggagcagcgggcgacgcttcgccttcgccgaaacaaccgcgccaaaaaaggtacgcctcgtcgttcggtttcgtatcctttttcctttttcctctttctctatctcttgcgacagggaccgggaaagggggataccccgaaagggatccttccccatgaaggaaccaggctccgagcctccttactgatcaggggttcgaaggctggccccccgaagggttcaacagccgcctcagatcgcgtgggccctacacccactactggtcagaggttcgaaggccggccccccgaagggttccacggccgcctcaggctactcgggctccgtgcccattactgatcaggggttcgaaggctggcccccgaagggttcacagccgcctcagacgccgagcgagggatgaccaggggtacgttcgatacataaccaaggctcgggctgcgctcccgaggtaccctaggacatttccgagaccagcgggagcgatcttgtaacggaatcccatcggagggaggcatcgagccctcggaccccgtcgccaggggaccgggtccggcagatcacccgcaggtacttttgggcgtgcctctgggcccctagccgacccctcacgaacggggcacggacgtccactcggattacccgcttgcagctcaccggagacaccatgttcggcgcccatcgagggtaacatggcgctctcccccccccctcctccttgcggaaaggcgacgcaggggcgtatgtaaaaaagccgagtctgtccctgatcgccctcttgccctgtgcagaggctcgggggctgctctcgcaaacccggctccggccgaaccgttgacagcgtcaacataccagcccgagaacttgggccccgaccgtacacccgggctacggccagctcgcatgagggaacaaccagaccagccgaagcattacgcaaggcattaagacctcgaaggagtgaaaccactcctccgaggcctcgggggctacacccggcgggtgcgctcgcgcgcacccaccggaacaaaatgcaaccgagaaaggctggtccccttgcaaaaaagtgcgacgaaagcctccaagcgagtgctaacactcccttcgaggctcgggggctactgtcggggaccataattaggggtaccctcaagactcctaattctcagctggtaacccccatcagcataaagctgcaaaggcctgatgggtgcgattaagtcagggatcagtccattcgagcgactcgatcatgcctcgcccgagcctagcctcgggcaagggcagtcgaccccgagggatttccgtctcgcccgaggccccctttcaacagcggacacatcttcggctcgcccgaggccctgccttcgctaagaagcaaccctgactaaatcgccgcatcgaccgaccaaatcgcaggagcatttaacgcaaaggtggcctgacacctttatcctgacacgcgccctctggcagagccgaagtgaccgccgtcacttcgccgctccactgactggtctgacagaaggacagcgccgcctgcgccactccgactgcagcgccacttgacagagtgatgctgacagggagccaggtcctgccaaaggcaccataggaagctccgcccgacccagggctcggactcgggctccgccctggaagacggcgaactccgctccgcccgacccagggctcggactcgggctccgccccggaagacggcgaactccgctccgcccgacccagggctcggactcgggctaagacccggaagacggcgaactccgctccgcccgacccagggctcggactcgggctaagacccggaagacggcgaactccgctccgcccgacctagggctcggactcgggctcagccccagaagacgatgaactccgcttcacccgaccccagggctcggacaccgccctggcctctgccgacgacctccgcctcgcccgacccaagggctcggactcggcctcggccatgaaggacaaactcgacctcggcttcggaggagcctccacgtcgcccgacctagggcacaggcccgccacgtcaacaggaagcgccatcatcaccctaccccgagccgactcgggccacagagaacaagaccggtatcccatctggctagctccgccagataggcaatgatggcgccccgctagccctgtgacgacggcggctctcagctcccttacggaagcagggggacgtcagcaaggacccaaccgctccgacagctgtccctccgccaggctccgttgctcctccgacagccacgacatcacaccagcagggtgccaagatctctctggctgccacattggcatgtacctagggcgctagctcttcccccgctagacacgtagcactctgctacacccccattgtacacctggatcctctccttacgcctataaaaggaaggaccaaggccttcttagagaaggttggccgcgcgggacgaggacgggacaggcgctctcttggggccgctcgcttccctcacccgcgtggacgcttgtaatcccctactacaagcgcacccgacctgggcgcgggacgaacacgaaggccgcgggattcccatctCTCTCGCGTcggactccggcctcctcgctcctttcccccctttgcgctcgcccacgcgctcgacccatctgggctggggcacgcggcactcactcgtcggcatgagggaccccccggtctcgaaacgccgacactgacGAAGCAATAATGTTTCTacgacgattggaggatttttcacgaagcataaaaactcttctttacgaagcatgaaaagaagggaatgtgttttttcgccaaaggctcaaaaacggtatgtacaataaaaatttcatgcatcacaaagaaatggaTTATAAAGCCATTTATACATTACATTAAAAACCCatgagtaccaaatattacaagcatagtccagcaaatgttacattaatattctggcaatatttttacaatatttattcttcttctttcaaaactttgtctgcagcttcggtcagcagttgagtaatgacttcgtccataatggtttcagccatgctaataatttctgcTAATTTCTTTGCCTCTGGGTCCaccaatgactcgaagggctctgggggaggcgatagttcagctgcggtagaaaaagtaaatcagttcgaagtcacaaaaataaacaataaagttaaaagctattaagcaatacctatccgtcttttgAGTTCCGTAGCTTTTTCAGATGCCTTTGTTGCTTCCCTAgcatcatgagtatctttttcactcttcGTTATTATTTCGTGggtcatccctcggccgccattttcctagatgtctagtaaaaaaatttccacctactaagcttgcttcggccgaggggtccttcgtatcgtcaaccgataaagcagcttcggcttgggccaaagctttcacatgatcgcaacctgacttctccaaaatagctgtaattcccctcgcacctgagaaggcgcagacatccccacgatcactcaaaatctcctcaaacGCTTTGGCCTCaccgctgatccattcaattggaccTTTGGGATCGCCCcatacgaagttgtcttcacttgaatatgcgccaacattggcgaagctaatttttatcttttttacacattctatagatttttcgtaacatctttcttttgaggagcgaagttctacaactgtttttcccaataattcttctagtaatcactggcgtctcgatcagcttcggcaatagcacatttcaatttagcttcggccagttgctttTGAAGGGTTTCGATTTTGCccctttggatttcagattgggccttgtagttagcttcatccccctttacctTATCCACCAgagtaagtagaattttatctttttccaaagcttcgttcctcagcttaataacctctgttcgaagattgttgagagcaatagtgcaactctcatcttcggcattcttctgcgcccttaaggcgttgctaagtattaaaccctatatgaaaagaatgaacGAGTTAATATAAGAGCAAAAGAATAATTCAGAATTCgtaaacttccaaatatacaatttttgtaccttcagactgttatatgcgaggctatctgcaagatcatccttcatcatggcgcagaggccagcttcaagcttcgggaaccccatacttctggccatctcccggcagacagataattctttgttgtctgggagacagtataagaagtcatctttgtCTGtgacattgaacactaaggcccccttcagatacttcagttctcgggcatagtgtttagcttaaaaatctcttcttcagataacctttttcccgaagcatgtcgtataatataatcAAGAGCTTCGGAAGGCGCTTCGGGAGTAGATGTGCCAACTTTTCAGGCGGAATTTGTTCTACAGCTTATTTTTCCACCGCCTTTtctctggtttccaaggatttctccttggcgtgctctgaaggcccagcctcGGTGTTGGCCTggctctttgtagcttcggcttcggtcagccTTGTATCAGTCTGCGTTCTTGAAGCCTCGACAGTTTTccgtggagtagagcttgaagtttttatcgtctccagcacatccagtacactggccatccttttcctcttgggggtcgttgtaagacctttttgtgcctttggcactgtcacttctgccgaagggcttagaacttctaataTTTTGGTCCCCTCGACTCCTGtctcttcaatattatcggccttcggctCAGCTAGTTTGGCTGAGGATGCCTTCGGCATTAccgccggctcttcaatcctctgcataagcgcaggttctttggcttcggtagccgaagaggtctcaccaccaaattcaGACACTGTGGTCGGTTCAATATATCGCgatcggtgagtaagaaccttcacctttttcctcttcggcgcgggctcgcttggagcagctgaagcaacatccttcccagaagttgcactctttctcttctgcccctgtggtgggtagcggtagtcagggtacataaatccaatagcatcaaaaacaatatttagcctcttctttttctggctcccgaaggccgcagatagtgcgttATCTTCAGATTTGGAGTAGACTCCAAGTAGTTCGTCACTGgtgttttcaacacacttcagccagtcgtcgtctggttcgataaattggtctctaaacctgaaAGTATATTTAaaccgaaccaaaccaccttcgttaggattgttgatggtctcttttggcatctcccagttgtctatcagtggccatattctgtaggccacgtgctcttggactaagtcccttgtcccaataaatgtGCAGACTGTGCTAAAGGCCCTTTGGCACGCTTTGGCtccctcatcaatctctaccttcggctttcgaaggccgaagctcgaccagatggggcgcatgatgatttctttaatatcttctcttgcttttaaatcattcttcacatagaaccattctttcatccagtctccgggccatctctttcgaaaggttggcactgggcagcttgagcctgaacgagccatgaagctatagcaaccaaaattgttatgatactgttccttaccccaaggcttCGTTTCATAGCATAATTCATGCATGCTGCAaaagcattttgcacttggctccaaaccttgactcctcacggcccagacgaagatccccattctgataattgcttcgggggtaatctggtgaaggaaaatctcataTATCTTCAGAActccaaccacaaatctgcttaaggggaaccgaagccagccatgaagaagcttcggtagattacgacttcattctcttcaggaacgGGAACAGTCTTGTCTCTGttgtcagctctcacaatagatatgtctcgaaaGTACCTttctctcatgttatcaagatgactttgtctgatagtcgatttcctgaagactgcgtgacttggtcgccagagccgatcttcggagtcttcgccaccactttccgcatcataactatcgctgtcatcggtatcttcagataagccttctaaaatttctttttgtaatcttttctgtattggtctttgcaattgactcaatgaatCCAACAGTCTTTTCCTCAAGAAGTTTCTCCTCGTCGGTTAGCTTCGTTTCAGCAGctatcttcttgtcttgagacatcttttctttggaaatggtgaaaatgtgttcTTACAGtcgaagcttagaaaatctaaaaaaccaagcaagcgttggcAGGCAAGAGCCAAGAAATTAACCAAACAAAACAGGCGGCAAGTATTGcagcaaatgtgctcggggtgagttcttatttatatgcctAACGCGCTCCAAgtcggagggccccgtctgtcattgactattgctattctagcaaaggaaggtgttttttcggaccttcggcttagggccttcgtccatatcgcaatctgaattcgttattctaacaaattaaccttgcgaggggctactgttgggggccttcgtcttccgaaggtcctcaaaaacatgatttaacaatatttctggagtatgatacacaaacaggtaccttcggactcggatcagaaccacaatctGAAGAaggacaaagaatacgaaggttggcgtagagccgaatttgtgcgcaggggagcttcggcatggtagcagaaaggggaaccgacttaaaaaggaaaaagctatttagaccttgatggattactatagagtcattagcaaatgtaaagggcatgagtgtaattgtacatgggctgcgtcccgtgcctataaatagatgaacagtgctcccgtactgttcacgcggacttggcattttgcttttgcgtcacacttgtacccttaccttattttgagctgaaggtacatttgtaatttgatatcatttctatttttccatagtaataaaatagaaatgagttgatatataattattcatgttatcttttacatttcatatgattctttcttcattattatatgttacatcgatgaaggtatgtccttcataacctttgtccgaagatcattatatcctaaagtaaATAATGCCTCGaatgacgaagggctttaacgtttaacatttttcgtgttgccttgttcttaactcataacatttgagaacaagtccccaataagtGGCAAACAATGTCATCTACAGTTTCACGTCCCCTATTTTATAGGGTCCACTGAAGATAGTTTAAGGCTGtcgaagatggagaagaagaggACAAgagagaagaaccgagtaacgagcttttctaaaaatctagcTATAAGGAGAATCTGATTATCGCGTGGATTACGTGCGAAAGAAGATAAATGCGTTCATAGGGTTTAGGATGTAAAAACTGACGGATTGTTATTATTGCGACGACTCGACCGATTCTGTGTTCACGTTGATTTTGAACAGTTTTCATCAAAATGATTCTCACAAAGTCAGACTGAAAAGTTGAATGTTTGATGGTCCGTAACAACTTCTGGCgaccagaagccgaaacaaacaccaTCATTAATTAGTCCCTAAAAATTCCCCATCCTAACAACCATGTGTACGAGCAAAAACCCGACCAACCCTAATGAGCTAAGTCAGTGACATCCCACAGCAAGGGGATTGACTAACAAGTGGTCGTCCAGACAGTTGCGACTATGATATATATATCTATAGTTCCTGCACTGCAAGTGTGGATTACAAGTGTGCATATATTCCTGCGACCAGGTCCCATCCAATGGCGTGTTGACAGCAGCTGCTGTCTCGCCGAGTTGACTTCCAGGATTGCCGCCTATAAACAGCCCAAGTTTCGACACAGATTCCGCAACGAACATTCACGGTGCTGCAGCCTGCTACGTGCGACCAGCAGAGCCGTCGTCTCCTCCCGTCCCGATCGACACACCGGCAGTCTGCGATCCATCTCGAGCGCAATGTCTAAGGTTCAGTTCTTGTGACAAGAATAATGCCTCTAATAATTCCTGCTGCAGATGAACTCCGGATCATTTGTGCCCACGGATCATTCATATATACGTACGTACTGAATGCTTTCTGTTCGCTCATCCTATTGCAGAAGATCGTTATCAAAGCCGACCTCATCGGCGaaaaatgcaagagtgagatcctAGCAATTGTTTCCAAGAACCAAGGTATCTATCTGCTTTTCTATCTTTCTATCTTATTTATGAACAATTGTATATACTATATACATACATATTTGCTGTCAGCCTCAGGCTGATGACATGTATTATATATGATATGACCCCTTATTACTTACCAGGAATCAAGTCCATGACGATCGACGCCGAGAAGTGCACGCTGACGGTGGTGGGGACCGTGGACCCGGTGCGCGTGGTGCAGCGGCTGAAGAAGAAGTGCTTCGAGGCGACCATCGTGAGCGTGGAGGACGACAAGCCCGCCAAGAAGGACCCCTGCAAGGAGGCGTGCGAGAAGCTGTGCAAGGAGAGGTGCGACAAGGTCACCTGCTGCAAGGAGTGCAAGGAGAGGTGCGAGAAGGAGTGCAAGGAGAAGTGCGAGAAGGAGTGCAAGGCGTGGCTCTGCAAACGCCGCTGCTGCTCCTCCTCCAGCTGCAGGCCCAGCAGCAGCGCGTGCGGCGGCTGCAGCTATGATCAGTGCGCCGCCGTGCCTAGTAGCCACCCTTATTACAGCTACTACAACCACGGAAGCGCCGGCGGGTACCCACCATACTACGGCTGCTACGAAGAGAGGTCGCATGATGGAGCCTGCACCATCCAGTAGTAATGTTCTGCAATCTGCATGCATGCCACCGTTCGACGAAATGTGCGTGGTATCGGGATTGGATCGGGGTTGTGTCTTCCTTTCTGGTTATAGATCTCACCCTGTAATTTTTAGTTTGCATCCATTTCTTTTTCTTGTACTCCGTCCTACTATATATCTCATTTGAAGGTAAAGATTGCGTGCTTTGTTCATAAGAAACTGTTTTCTGCTATGTCCATACAAGAAAAGGTAAGTAACAAGACCAATATGTGCCTGCCATCTAAAACAAGTAAAACCGACTAGGTCGGATGAAAAGGACTATTCTGTAATAGAATTAGAAACCTTCTGCGTTTATCGACTAGTACTAGCTAGAATTGTTCACCTGCCCTCTAAACTATACAAAGAGAGGCAAAAGTACCCCTTTGTAACAATAATTCAACGCAAAGTCAATACACTTTATAGGCTATTACGTTTTACGGTGGCCTGAACTTGTATAAATCGTTGTCTCGTGAAAATCATCGAGTTTACTTTTACATCGAAGTACGGAAAATAGACCCTATATGTGCCCATTAAGTTTcaaattttggtgtttgacgaacaATATTACTATTTGAACTAATATTATTTGCTAATATACAAGATGTAGTTTAATTATATGCATGGTGGACTTGGACTTAGACA
This genomic window contains:
- the LOC103651870 gene encoding heavy metal-associated isoprenylated plant protein 39 codes for the protein MSKKIVIKADLIGEKCKSEILAIVSKNQGIKSMTIDAEKCTLTVVGTVDPVRVVQRLKKKCFEATIVSVEDDKPAKKDPCKEACEKLCKERCDKVTCCKECKERCEKECKEKCEKECKAWLCKRRCCSSSSCRPSSSACGGCSYDQCAAVPSSHPYYSYYNHGSAGGYPPYYGCYEERSHDGACTIQ